In one Geoglobus acetivorans genomic region, the following are encoded:
- a CDS encoding mechanosensitive ion channel family protein, producing MIDLLGVKIYGDVTIGNFLIAIFIISFGVFLAKVLTTNLRRTLGDRIEKNQRELILKVVYYIIVLVAFLTALPFLGLNPSGLLVAGGITGIVLGFASQSVVSNFISGIFILWEKPVKIGDQISVAGISGYVEDIGIMSTIVRTYDGLYVRIPNNTLFTSEITNLTGNVARRFEYVIGIRYSDDIDRAVEIIKGVIEKEPFALKNPAPAVFVNDLGDSSVNIVVRIWSPVQVWYDVKMALLSRIKEELERNGIEIPFPQRVIWFANEPELKHGRDE from the coding sequence ATGATAGACCTGCTCGGTGTCAAAATATACGGCGATGTAACCATCGGGAATTTCCTGATTGCCATATTCATAATCTCGTTCGGTGTTTTTCTGGCAAAAGTGCTTACCACCAATCTGAGGAGGACGCTTGGCGACAGGATTGAGAAAAATCAGAGGGAGCTTATATTAAAGGTGGTTTACTACATCATAGTTCTTGTTGCGTTTCTCACGGCTCTGCCGTTTCTGGGTCTGAATCCATCAGGACTTCTTGTTGCAGGTGGGATTACCGGTATAGTTCTCGGTTTCGCAAGCCAGAGTGTGGTGTCCAACTTCATCTCAGGCATCTTCATCCTGTGGGAGAAGCCCGTGAAAATTGGGGACCAGATCAGCGTTGCAGGCATATCGGGTTATGTGGAAGATATTGGGATAATGTCAACAATCGTCAGAACGTATGACGGGCTTTATGTCCGGATACCCAACAATACTCTCTTCACAAGTGAAATAACGAACCTCACCGGAAATGTGGCGAGAAGGTTCGAGTACGTCATAGGGATAAGGTATTCGGATGATATTGACCGGGCTGTGGAAATAATAAAGGGAGTCATAGAAAAGGAACCATTCGCTCTTAAAAATCCGGCACCGGCGGTATTTGTGAACGATCTCGGTGATAGCTCAGTGAACATCGTCGTGAGGATATGGTCTCCCGTGCAGGTGTGGTATGATGTGAAGATGGCCCTGCTGAGCAGAATTAAGGAGGAGCTGGAGAGGAATGGTATTGAAATTCCGTTCCCTCAGAGAGTAATCTGGTTTGCGAATGAGCCTGAACTGAAACACGGGAGAGATGAGTGA
- a CDS encoding DUF432 domain-containing protein, translating to MKVGYGVYPLQEMELKFGRHTLRIEKESEVFRYIRESDDGRVEKVLASREGKIAVNPVEPVNLPKNVTNYLEINFRNTLLIEPGHRKTFFTTFPVEIGVFTTGKGDIELIDVFSNVSLKYSLYGDPRNGVVCRYWESELFTNLPERNPLEEGVMRISIRNNFGEWVEVSRAVFNVYLMKIYYSDEMVFSNAEMEILSKASAETKFLMDTMRDGMRKSVEVFTPRKVPVVTKRFFMEWGV from the coding sequence ATGAAGGTGGGTTACGGGGTGTATCCCCTGCAGGAAATGGAACTGAAGTTTGGAAGGCACACACTCAGGATCGAAAAGGAGTCAGAGGTTTTCAGGTACATCAGGGAATCTGATGACGGCCGGGTGGAAAAGGTTCTCGCATCGAGGGAGGGTAAAATTGCAGTGAATCCGGTGGAACCCGTGAATCTCCCTAAAAACGTTACCAATTATCTTGAAATAAATTTCAGAAATACGCTTTTAATCGAACCGGGCCACAGGAAAACTTTTTTCACGACTTTTCCTGTGGAAATTGGGGTTTTCACAACTGGAAAGGGTGATATCGAGCTGATTGATGTTTTCTCCAATGTCAGTCTGAAGTACAGTCTTTACGGAGACCCGAGAAACGGGGTGGTGTGCAGGTACTGGGAGAGTGAACTGTTCACCAACCTGCCGGAACGGAATCCGCTTGAAGAGGGGGTCATGAGGATATCGATAAGGAACAACTTCGGCGAATGGGTTGAGGTGAGCCGTGCGGTATTCAACGTCTATCTCATGAAGATTTACTACAGCGACGAGATGGTGTTCTCAAATGCCGAGATGGAGATTCTCTCGAAGGCCTCTGCCGAAACGAAGTTCCTGATGGACACGATGAGGGATGGTATGAGGAAGAGCGTGGAAGTGTTCACGCCGAGAAAAGTGCCTGTGGTTACCAAGAGATTTTTCATGGAGTGGGGCGTATGA
- a CDS encoding type II secretion system F family protein: MTLMQDRRSNSEDTFREKFAVYAPRPFVRYFRKRYERDRDRYHNLEKTLVSSRLPVTVPRYLAIATFYPLVFLPLYIMFSYSVAKVLGYYYASYTGGLSFLPVDIVSYREIPIRLSFQKPDVFVFELIVLTAMTALLFILSRLAILYYPRLILVQRRSKIESTLPHVVNIMLGMSKGGASLLEIIKTIAEERSITGEVGKEFSIIYREVSVFHRDLISAMRFVSNTTPSSKLSEFLEDMIGVVEGGGKVSEFLEFKSSHFIEERERYYEIFINTLEIFGEVYVAMFVVAPLFSLIVFILLGMMGGAESSFSKLIVYGYIPIGAVMFIWLINSMMKREEGGWVERVATPLFIGAKIISVDRVSGYRSKGRLARLLKRLKSDLKKIFNIDLILRNPHYTLAATIPAALLFSAIAFGKLRIETLLVAVLLIVAIPYTILYEIRIVKLRKMENELPDLLKQLGSLNESGLTLVNALKVLSMSDLGALTREISNIRKDIEWGRLATEAFLRFEERVGSPVVGKVISILVKALEATDNVKAAIFTAATDAEMFLEFRKRVANEMFVYTVIVYVTFYVFLFTIVILNQNFIKVFSNISVPQSVSGVYFASLNVSETTTLFYHASLLNGLFSGLVAGVMGSGSLRSGIKHSIFMVVSALLVFVYFVGVGF; the protein is encoded by the coding sequence ATGACACTGATGCAGGACAGGCGATCCAACTCTGAGGACACTTTCAGGGAAAAATTTGCAGTTTACGCTCCCAGACCATTTGTCAGGTATTTCAGGAAGAGGTATGAGAGGGACAGGGATAGATATCACAATCTTGAAAAGACACTGGTTTCCTCGAGATTGCCCGTGACCGTCCCGAGATATCTTGCGATAGCCACATTTTATCCTCTCGTCTTTCTCCCGCTGTACATAATGTTCTCCTACTCGGTGGCCAAGGTTCTCGGTTATTATTACGCCAGCTACACCGGTGGCCTGTCATTTCTCCCGGTTGACATCGTCAGCTACCGTGAAATACCCATCAGGCTTTCATTTCAGAAACCGGATGTTTTCGTGTTCGAACTTATCGTGCTGACAGCCATGACAGCGCTTCTCTTCATACTATCCCGGCTCGCCATTCTGTATTACCCGAGACTCATTCTGGTACAGAGAAGGTCCAAGATAGAATCAACCCTCCCCCATGTTGTGAACATAATGCTGGGAATGTCCAAGGGAGGGGCTTCGCTGCTCGAGATCATAAAGACAATTGCTGAGGAAAGATCGATAACCGGAGAAGTGGGAAAGGAGTTCTCGATAATCTACAGGGAGGTGAGCGTTTTTCACAGGGATCTCATATCTGCAATGAGGTTTGTTTCCAACACCACACCATCCTCGAAACTCTCCGAGTTTCTTGAGGACATGATTGGCGTTGTTGAGGGTGGCGGGAAGGTCAGTGAGTTCCTCGAGTTCAAATCATCCCACTTCATTGAGGAAAGGGAGAGATACTACGAGATATTCATCAACACGCTTGAAATTTTCGGGGAAGTGTATGTGGCCATGTTCGTTGTTGCCCCCCTGTTCTCGCTGATCGTGTTCATACTTCTGGGTATGATGGGTGGAGCGGAATCGTCTTTTTCGAAGCTGATTGTGTATGGCTACATACCCATCGGTGCGGTCATGTTCATCTGGCTCATAAACTCCATGATGAAGCGTGAGGAGGGAGGATGGGTCGAGAGGGTAGCGACTCCCCTCTTCATCGGGGCAAAGATAATCTCTGTGGACAGAGTCTCAGGATACCGGTCAAAGGGCAGGCTGGCAAGGTTGCTGAAGAGGCTGAAGTCTGATCTGAAAAAGATTTTCAATATCGACCTAATTCTGAGAAACCCCCATTACACTCTTGCAGCAACCATTCCGGCGGCACTGCTGTTTTCTGCGATTGCATTCGGTAAATTGAGAATAGAAACCCTTCTTGTGGCCGTGCTTCTGATTGTGGCAATACCATATACGATACTTTATGAAATCAGGATTGTAAAACTCAGAAAAATGGAAAATGAACTGCCGGATCTTCTGAAGCAGCTGGGCAGTCTTAACGAAAGCGGTCTAACACTTGTGAACGCCCTCAAGGTCCTCTCCATGTCTGACCTCGGGGCCCTGACGAGGGAGATATCCAACATAAGGAAGGACATAGAGTGGGGAAGGCTCGCCACCGAAGCCTTTCTGAGGTTTGAAGAGAGGGTGGGCAGCCCGGTCGTGGGGAAGGTCATATCCATCCTCGTGAAAGCGCTTGAAGCCACGGACAATGTAAAGGCTGCCATTTTCACCGCAGCAACGGATGCGGAGATGTTCCTTGAATTCAGAAAGAGGGTTGCGAACGAGATGTTTGTCTACACCGTTATAGTCTACGTCACCTTCTATGTCTTCCTGTTCACGATTGTGATACTCAACCAGAATTTCATCAAGGTTTTCTCGAATATCTCGGTTCCCCAGTCTGTTTCAGGAGTTTACTTTGCCTCCCTTAACGTCTCTGAAACCACAACTCTCTTCTACCACGCAAGCCTCCTTAACGGGCTTTTCAGTGGACTTGTTGCCGGAGTCATGGGGTCAGGAAGCTTGAGGTCTGGAATAAAGCACTCAATTTTCATGGTGGTTTCTGCACTGCTGGTTTTTGTGTATTTTGTCGGCGTGGGGTTCTGA